A genomic region of Fundidesulfovibrio terrae contains the following coding sequences:
- a CDS encoding DinB family protein, with translation MQDVRDCLDGLARVHSVLSSMVRRIPSGRVLERRGEKCWTILEHVGHLADVQPMLHQRIQRILNEDVPEFVPFLPAEGTYSPNAAGVDVETALARFDSGRRKQLEILRSMDPASWDRAAVHPEYTQYGLRILVRHILMHDYWHMYRIEELWLSKDEFLSF, from the coding sequence ATGCAAGACGTTCGTGACTGCTTGGATGGTCTGGCCCGGGTGCACAGCGTTCTGTCCTCAATGGTGCGGCGCATTCCCTCCGGGCGTGTGCTGGAACGGCGGGGCGAGAAGTGCTGGACCATCCTGGAGCACGTCGGCCACTTGGCCGATGTTCAGCCGATGCTGCACCAGAGAATTCAGCGCATATTGAACGAGGATGTTCCGGAGTTCGTGCCCTTTCTTCCTGCTGAAGGCACATACTCCCCGAATGCGGCCGGAGTCGATGTTGAAACGGCATTGGCTCGCTTTGATTCGGGGAGAAGAAAGCAGCTGGAAATCTTGCGGAGCATGGATCCTGCCTCCTGGGACCGCGCAGCGGTGCATCCGGAATACACCCAGTATGGGTTGCGCATTCTTGTCCGGCATATTCTCATGCACGATTACTGGCACATGTACAGGATCGAGGAACTCTGGCTTTCAAAGGACGAATTTCTGTCTTTCTAG
- a CDS encoding Maf family protein — protein MTKGAFREKADIILASASPRRLELLGSTGIAFRVIPSTVDEPPAEAGETPGGYALRMARLKARDVAWGHPGSFVLGADTVVAVGEHILGKPANVEDAKRMLAMLSGREHAVVTGCVLVGPDGETVWEEAPASRVTFSELSEEAIAAYVATGEPMDKAGGYAIQGLGAFMIARVDGSYTNVVGLPVAEILKVLVTLRAVAPRTV, from the coding sequence GTGACGAAAGGTGCTTTCAGGGAAAAGGCGGATATCATTCTGGCTTCGGCTTCGCCGAGGCGGCTGGAACTTCTGGGATCGACCGGGATTGCGTTCAGGGTGATACCCTCCACCGTGGACGAACCCCCGGCCGAGGCTGGCGAGACCCCAGGCGGCTACGCCCTGCGCATGGCCCGCCTGAAGGCCCGCGACGTGGCCTGGGGGCACCCGGGATCGTTCGTGCTGGGCGCGGACACCGTCGTGGCCGTGGGGGAACACATCTTGGGCAAGCCCGCGAACGTGGAGGATGCGAAGAGGATGCTGGCCATGCTCTCCGGGCGCGAACACGCCGTGGTCACCGGCTGCGTGCTTGTCGGGCCGGATGGCGAAACCGTTTGGGAGGAAGCCCCCGCGTCCAGGGTGACGTTCTCGGAACTCTCCGAAGAGGCCATCGCCGCCTACGTGGCCACGGGCGAGCCCATGGACAAGGCGGGCGGCTATGCCATCCAGGGCCTGGGCGCGTTCATGATCGCCCGGGTGGACGGATCGTATACGAATGTGGTCGGCCTGCCCGTGGCGGAAATCCTGAAGGTCCTTGTCACCTTAAGAGCCGTAGCGCCAAGGACCGTCTAG
- the glyA gene encoding serine hydroxymethyltransferase has product MRSCRDLLQSNDPEVFETLAGEENRQRLGVELIPSENYTYPEVLAVLGSVFTNKYSEGYPGRRYYGGQEFTDRVENLARERACEVFKCEHANVQPLSGSPMNQAVYLGLLEPGDTILAMDLSHGGHLTHGAPVSHMGRLFNFVRYKTDASEGAIDAGEVRALAREHKPKLVLCGYTSYPRDLDYAAFKAVADEVGAFTMCDASHYAGLVAGGVMRNPFDYGFDVVTTTSHKSLRGPRGGMVLCRKDLAARIDKSVFPGLQGGPHMNVIAGIAITMGKALAPEFRDYARQVLLNAKAFAAALMADGAQLVTGGTDNHMLVMNTSKSFGLDGKVAEELLDEVGITTNKQIVPDDPNPPLRPSGIRIGTPAATTRGMKESEMERLAGWIVDVLRHPDDAGRRVAIRREVEEMCGRFPVPGLE; this is encoded by the coding sequence ATGCGATCCTGTCGAGACCTGCTTCAGTCAAACGATCCCGAAGTGTTCGAAACCCTGGCCGGCGAAGAGAACCGCCAGCGCCTGGGCGTCGAGCTCATCCCCAGCGAGAACTACACCTATCCCGAGGTGCTGGCCGTGCTTGGGAGCGTGTTCACCAACAAGTATTCCGAGGGCTACCCGGGCAGGCGCTACTACGGCGGCCAGGAGTTCACCGACCGGGTGGAGAACCTGGCCCGGGAACGCGCCTGCGAGGTGTTCAAGTGCGAGCACGCCAACGTGCAGCCGCTGTCGGGCTCGCCCATGAACCAGGCCGTGTACCTGGGGTTGCTTGAGCCCGGCGACACCATCCTGGCCATGGACCTCTCCCACGGCGGCCACCTGACCCACGGCGCGCCCGTGTCGCACATGGGGCGGCTCTTCAACTTCGTGCGCTACAAGACGGACGCTTCCGAAGGGGCCATCGACGCAGGCGAAGTGCGCGCCCTGGCCCGCGAGCACAAGCCCAAGCTGGTGCTCTGCGGCTACACGTCGTATCCGCGCGACCTGGACTACGCGGCCTTCAAGGCCGTGGCGGACGAGGTCGGGGCGTTCACCATGTGCGACGCCTCGCACTACGCCGGGCTGGTGGCGGGCGGCGTGATGCGTAATCCCTTCGACTACGGCTTCGACGTGGTGACCACCACCTCGCACAAGTCCCTGCGCGGGCCGCGCGGGGGCATGGTGCTGTGCCGCAAGGACCTGGCCGCGCGCATCGACAAGTCGGTGTTCCCGGGCTTGCAGGGCGGGCCGCACATGAACGTGATCGCAGGCATCGCCATCACCATGGGCAAGGCGCTCGCGCCCGAATTCAGGGACTACGCCCGGCAGGTGCTCCTCAATGCCAAGGCCTTCGCGGCGGCGCTCATGGCGGACGGGGCGCAGCTGGTCACGGGCGGCACGGACAACCACATGCTGGTGATGAATACGAGCAAGAGCTTCGGCCTGGACGGCAAGGTGGCCGAGGAGCTCCTGGACGAGGTGGGCATCACCACCAACAAGCAGATCGTGCCTGACGACCCGAATCCGCCCCTTCGCCCCAGCGGCATCCGCATCGGAACGCCGGCGGCCACCACGCGCGGCATGAAGGAATCCGAGATGGAGCGGCTGGCGGGATGGATCGTGGACGTGCTCAGGCATCCGGATGACGCGGGCAGGCGCGTGGCCATCCGCCGCGAGGTGGAGGAAATGTGCGGGCGCTTCCCGGTGCCGGGGCTGGAATAG
- a CDS encoding oxidoreductase, producing the protein MKWTTENMPSQQGKTVVVTGANSGIGFETAKAFARKGADVVLACRSLDKGEHAAGLLVRLLSNGDEAQAGPGGRNASAFARRELPAGGSVTFMHLDLADLASVRAFSQAFLERFPRLDTLVNNAGIMIPPRSETADGFEMQMGTNHLGHFALTGHLLPRLLEAEDPRVVVVSSSAHALGCLKLDDLNWRRRCYCKWRAYGDSKIANLYFAGELQRRHGKGLTVTAAHPGWTATNLQKNMCLSRPLNRMFAMEPWQGALPTLYAATSRDLRGGEFVGPDGCTGLRGYPAVAKPNKRSQDQDMARRLWDTSEELTGVRYETH; encoded by the coding sequence ATGAAATGGACCACCGAGAACATGCCCTCACAGCAGGGAAAAACGGTCGTTGTCACGGGAGCCAACAGCGGCATCGGCTTCGAGACAGCCAAGGCCTTCGCCCGGAAGGGAGCGGATGTGGTGCTGGCCTGCCGCAGCCTGGACAAAGGGGAGCACGCGGCGGGCCTGCTCGTGCGCCTTCTTTCAAACGGGGATGAGGCCCAAGCCGGGCCGGGCGGGCGCAACGCTTCCGCTTTCGCCAGGCGGGAACTCCCCGCGGGCGGATCGGTGACGTTCATGCACCTGGACCTGGCTGACCTGGCCTCGGTGCGTGCGTTTTCTCAAGCATTTCTTGAACGTTTCCCCAGGCTGGACACCCTGGTGAACAACGCCGGGATCATGATCCCGCCTCGGTCCGAAACAGCGGACGGCTTCGAGATGCAGATGGGCACCAACCACCTGGGGCATTTCGCGCTCACGGGGCATCTGCTGCCGAGGCTCTTGGAGGCAGAGGACCCGCGTGTGGTGGTGGTCTCCAGCAGCGCCCACGCCCTCGGCTGCCTCAAGCTGGACGACCTCAACTGGCGCAGGCGCTGCTATTGCAAATGGCGGGCGTACGGCGACAGCAAGATCGCCAACCTGTATTTCGCGGGCGAGCTGCAGCGGCGCCACGGCAAAGGCCTGACGGTGACGGCCGCCCATCCGGGCTGGACGGCCACAAACCTGCAGAAGAACATGTGCCTGTCGCGGCCGCTCAACCGCATGTTCGCCATGGAGCCCTGGCAAGGCGCGCTCCCGACGCTCTATGCGGCCACATCCAGGGACCTGCGCGGCGGCGAGTTCGTGGGCCCGGACGGCTGCACGGGGCTTCGGGGGTATCCGGCGGTGGCCAAGCCCAACAAGCGCTCGCAGGACCAGGACATGGCCCGGCGGCTCTGGGACACCTCGGAAGAGCTGACCGGCGTTCGCTACGAAACGCACTGA